The Candidatus Methylomirabilota bacterium genome contains a region encoding:
- a CDS encoding molybdopterin oxidoreductase family protein produces MAEPIPATARTGPVKGACPHDCPDACAWEVTVEDGAAVRLAGSRAHPFTRGALCAKVNRYLDRVYSPERVLQPLRRVGGKSEGAFRPVGWDEALTEIAGRLRAVLATHGGEAVLPYSFAGNQGVIEYGGMGNRFFARLGASRLARTICGSTAAAGVRATLGATYGILPEDVVQSRFILLWGTNTVVTNVHLWPFIRRGREAGARLVVIDPLRTRTAAEADWHVRPIPGTDAALALGMMHVIVAEGLHDADYVERHTVGFDRLRDRLAEYPPSRAADLCGVPADEIVALARAYATTRPAVIRTLVGPEKHPGGGMLLRTIACLPALVGAWRERGGGLLPSTAELFLKALAIDAVEMPQLASHKTRLINMVQLGRALTDPALRPPILVLFVYNANPAVIAPNQGLVVQGLRREDLFTVVHDLFLTDTARYADFVLPATSFVEEWDLVTSWGHQYLSLNRPAIAPRGEAVSNTELFRRLASVMGFDEPCFRETEQDLIRAALGSGHPYLKGVTFERLLEEGWAPLALPADWRPFAEGGFPTSSGKCELYSERLAARGLDPLPGYRPPAGDGYPLVLISAKSALHFLNSSYAHLPRHARAEGEPHLDMHADDAAARGIRDGELVRAHNRRGSVVLRARVGDGVRPGVVAMPHGWWPSRSPSGASANALTSDGLADLGGGSDLYSTRVEVERVTTSS; encoded by the coding sequence ATGGCCGAGCCCATTCCGGCGACCGCCCGGACAGGTCCCGTCAAGGGCGCCTGCCCCCACGACTGCCCCGACGCCTGCGCCTGGGAGGTGACCGTCGAGGACGGCGCCGCCGTGCGGCTCGCCGGGAGCCGCGCCCATCCGTTCACGCGCGGGGCCCTGTGCGCCAAGGTCAACCGGTACCTGGACCGGGTCTACAGCCCCGAGCGGGTGCTCCAGCCGCTCCGCCGGGTCGGCGGGAAGAGCGAGGGAGCCTTCCGTCCGGTGGGCTGGGACGAAGCCCTCACCGAGATCGCCGGGCGGCTCCGCGCGGTCCTCGCGACCCACGGCGGCGAGGCGGTGCTGCCCTACAGCTTTGCCGGCAACCAGGGCGTGATCGAGTACGGCGGCATGGGAAACCGCTTCTTCGCCCGCCTCGGCGCGAGCCGGCTCGCCCGGACCATCTGCGGGAGCACCGCCGCCGCCGGCGTCCGCGCGACTCTCGGCGCGACGTACGGCATCCTGCCTGAGGACGTCGTCCAGAGCCGGTTCATCCTGCTGTGGGGCACGAACACCGTGGTCACGAACGTCCATCTCTGGCCCTTCATCCGCCGGGGACGCGAGGCGGGCGCCCGGCTGGTCGTGATCGACCCGCTGCGGACCCGGACCGCCGCCGAGGCCGACTGGCACGTCCGCCCGATTCCCGGCACCGACGCCGCGCTCGCCCTCGGCATGATGCACGTCATCGTCGCTGAAGGCCTCCACGACGCCGACTACGTCGAGCGGCACACGGTGGGATTCGATCGGCTCCGGGACCGGCTCGCCGAATACCCGCCGTCGCGCGCCGCCGACCTGTGCGGCGTGCCGGCGGACGAGATCGTCGCGCTAGCGCGGGCCTACGCCACGACCCGGCCCGCCGTGATCCGCACGCTCGTCGGCCCCGAAAAGCATCCGGGGGGCGGGATGCTGCTCCGGACCATCGCCTGCCTTCCCGCCCTGGTCGGCGCCTGGCGTGAGCGCGGCGGCGGCCTCCTGCCCTCGACGGCGGAGCTCTTCCTGAAGGCCCTCGCGATCGATGCGGTGGAGATGCCGCAGCTCGCCTCGCACAAGACCCGCCTGATCAACATGGTCCAGCTGGGCCGCGCCCTGACCGACCCGGCGCTGCGGCCGCCCATCCTGGTCCTGTTCGTCTACAACGCCAATCCGGCCGTGATCGCGCCGAATCAGGGGCTCGTGGTGCAGGGTCTGCGCCGCGAAGACCTGTTTACCGTCGTCCACGACCTCTTCCTGACCGACACCGCGCGCTACGCCGACTTCGTTCTGCCCGCCACCAGCTTCGTCGAGGAGTGGGACCTGGTCACGAGCTGGGGCCACCAGTATCTCAGCCTGAACCGGCCCGCGATCGCCCCGCGCGGCGAGGCCGTGTCCAACACCGAGCTCTTCCGGCGACTGGCGTCGGTGATGGGCTTCGACGAGCCGTGCTTCCGCGAGACCGAGCAAGACTTGATCCGGGCGGCACTGGGGAGCGGCCACCCGTATCTGAAAGGCGTGACGTTCGAGCGCCTCCTCGAAGAGGGCTGGGCGCCGCTCGCGTTGCCGGCCGACTGGCGGCCCTTCGCCGAGGGTGGCTTCCCGACGTCGTCCGGAAAGTGCGAGCTGTACTCCGAGCGGCTCGCCGCCCGCGGCCTCGATCCCCTCCCCGGCTATCGACCGCCGGCCGGGGATGGCTACCCGCTCGTCCTGATCAGCGCCAAGTCAGCCCTCCACTTCCTGAACTCGAGCTACGCGCACCTGCCTCGCCACGCGCGCGCCGAAGGGGAGCCGCACCTGGACATGCACGCCGACGACGCCGCCGCGCGCGGGATCCGGGACGGGGAGCTGGTCCGCGCCCACAACCGGCGCGGCTCGGTGGTGCTGCGCGCCCGCGTCGGCGACGGCGTCCGCCCGGGCGTCGTGGCCATGCCGCACGGCTGGTGGCCGTCCCGGAGCCCCTCGGGAGCGTCCGCGAACGCCCTCACGTCGGACGGGCTGGCGGACCTCGGCGGCGGCAGCGACCTCTACAGCACCCGCGTCGAGGTCGAGCGCGTCACTACTTCCTCTTGA
- a CDS encoding extracellular solute-binding protein, whose protein sequence is SLARRLPVSIVLLVLVLAVTLGAGPAQAQAPIEDELVLQTPVSKFIVDATLKAFADYAKERWGLTLKTNAQYAGTPVSYGRIVEWKGRPEADIFWGGESALFDKLAEQKLLVKHEISRELADGIPLSIGKPKPIPLKDPHGFWIGTALEPYGIVYHPRLLKRLGVPEPKDWDDLLHPKLKGNVAQCAPTRSSSSHATYEIILQVKGEQAGWEWLKRLAGNSGIFTARSRDVPSVVAKGEFAAGFAVPSYMAFEEVLAGFDIKYVAPRNAFVTPEPMAILAGARHPKAARAFIEFLLTERGQKVFMERGLFPITPKYKVQGPPGSVAEKAVEFTGGVRSYFDHEIVGNYDEDVAQKRYQEVNEKYRKEIEAAWEELKRK, encoded by the coding sequence AGTCGCTGGCAAGGAGGCTGCCCGTGTCCATCGTTCTGCTCGTGCTCGTGCTGGCCGTCACCCTCGGGGCCGGGCCCGCGCAGGCCCAGGCGCCGATCGAGGACGAGCTGGTCCTGCAGACTCCCGTCTCCAAGTTCATCGTGGACGCCACGCTGAAGGCCTTCGCCGACTACGCCAAGGAGCGGTGGGGCCTCACCCTGAAGACCAACGCTCAGTACGCCGGCACTCCCGTCTCCTACGGCCGCATCGTGGAGTGGAAGGGCAGGCCGGAGGCCGACATCTTCTGGGGCGGCGAATCGGCGCTCTTCGACAAGCTCGCCGAGCAGAAGCTCCTCGTGAAGCACGAGATCTCGCGCGAGCTGGCCGACGGCATTCCGCTCTCGATCGGCAAGCCGAAGCCGATCCCGCTCAAGGACCCTCACGGCTTCTGGATCGGGACCGCGCTGGAGCCCTATGGGATCGTCTACCACCCGCGGCTCCTCAAGCGCCTCGGCGTGCCCGAGCCGAAGGACTGGGACGACCTCCTCCACCCCAAGCTCAAGGGGAACGTCGCCCAGTGCGCGCCCACGCGCTCGTCGTCGAGCCACGCCACGTACGAGATCATCCTGCAGGTGAAGGGCGAGCAGGCCGGCTGGGAATGGCTGAAGCGCCTGGCCGGCAACTCCGGCATCTTCACCGCCCGCAGTCGGGACGTGCCGTCGGTGGTGGCCAAGGGCGAGTTCGCGGCGGGGTTCGCGGTGCCGTCCTACATGGCGTTCGAGGAGGTGCTGGCCGGCTTCGACATCAAGTACGTCGCCCCCAGGAACGCCTTCGTGACCCCCGAGCCGATGGCGATCCTGGCCGGGGCCCGCCACCCGAAGGCCGCCCGGGCGTTCATCGAGTTCCTGCTCACCGAGCGCGGCCAGAAGGTCTTCATGGAGCGTGGCCTCTTCCCGATCACGCCGAAGTACAAGGTGCAGGGCCCGCCCGGCTCGGTCGCCGAGAAGGCCGTCGAGTTCACGGGAGGCGTGCGCTCCTACTTCGACCACGAGATCGTCGGCAACTACGACGAGGACGTCGCCCAGAAGCGCTACCAGGAGGTCAACGAGAAGTACCGGAAGGAGATCGAGGCCGCCTGGGAGGAGCTCAAGAGGAAGTAG
- a CDS encoding branched-chain amino acid ABC transporter substrate-binding protein, which produces MVDLSRQVDRRELLRTGVTAGLGLAAFGLGPSAGAQAKKVVKLSFIGPLTGGTASNGLGGRNSFLLAVAERNADPKSKYRYETIVLDDECKPTVGVQAALKAGSEPEVIASVSHYCSVVAIATVDTMHKLGLPSMVWGAVLPEITYGHQYPEVTRVNGTMINQNHIAADFAVKKVGFKTFSIIHDTTDYGRGHAKYFTEGLEKVGGKVLSVTGTAKDQKDYTAELTKVKAEKPEVIYYGGLTPDGVRVKVQMDKLGVKAQLQGTSGIKSDTFIETAGASAEGVYCFTEGAPTEKLPGGKKFLEAYAKMGFKEPSEAYGPFAYVATHLMIDAIEEVGPDRAKVAEKLKRTKKRDTIIGPVEFDEHGQNIVPLITTYVVQDGKWVVWEDSEYAAGKRELPGLKFRRERG; this is translated from the coding sequence ATGGTGGACCTCTCGCGGCAGGTGGACCGACGCGAGCTCCTGCGGACCGGCGTGACGGCCGGGCTCGGCCTCGCCGCCTTCGGCCTCGGACCCTCGGCCGGCGCCCAGGCCAAGAAGGTGGTGAAGCTCTCGTTCATCGGGCCGCTGACCGGCGGCACGGCCTCGAACGGGCTGGGCGGGCGCAACTCGTTCCTGCTCGCGGTGGCCGAGCGGAACGCCGACCCGAAGAGCAAGTACCGCTACGAGACGATCGTCCTGGACGACGAGTGCAAGCCGACGGTCGGCGTTCAGGCGGCGCTCAAGGCCGGCTCTGAGCCCGAGGTGATCGCCTCCGTCTCCCACTACTGCAGCGTGGTGGCCATCGCGACCGTGGACACCATGCACAAGCTCGGCCTGCCGTCGATGGTCTGGGGCGCGGTGCTGCCCGAGATCACCTACGGCCACCAGTACCCCGAGGTCACCCGCGTCAACGGCACCATGATCAACCAGAACCACATCGCGGCCGACTTCGCCGTGAAGAAGGTCGGGTTCAAGACTTTCTCGATCATCCACGACACCACCGACTACGGCCGGGGCCACGCCAAGTACTTCACCGAGGGCCTCGAGAAGGTCGGCGGGAAGGTCCTGTCGGTGACCGGGACCGCCAAGGACCAGAAGGACTACACGGCGGAGCTGACCAAGGTGAAGGCCGAGAAGCCGGAGGTCATCTACTACGGCGGCCTCACCCCCGACGGGGTCCGGGTCAAGGTCCAGATGGACAAGCTCGGGGTCAAGGCGCAGCTCCAGGGCACCTCGGGGATCAAGTCGGACACCTTCATCGAGACGGCCGGGGCGAGCGCGGAGGGCGTCTACTGCTTCACCGAGGGGGCGCCGACCGAGAAGCTGCCGGGCGGGAAGAAGTTCCTCGAGGCGTACGCGAAGATGGGCTTCAAGGAGCCGTCGGAAGCCTACGGTCCGTTCGCCTACGTGGCCACGCACCTGATGATCGACGCGATCGAGGAGGTCGGGCCGGACCGGGCCAAGGTGGCCGAGAAGCTGAAGCGGACCAAGAAGCGCGACACGATCATCGGCCCCGTCGAGTTCGACGAGCACGGGCAGAACATCGTCCCCCTGATCACCACCTACGTCGTCCAGGACGGGAAGTGGGTGGTCTGGGAGGACTCGGAGTACGCGGCCGGCAAGCGCGAGCTGCCGGGGCTCAAGTTCCGCCGGGAACGAGGTTGA